The genomic region TAGCCGTTAAGTGGCTTAGGAATCACGGCATTAAGCGTGTGGCGGTTGTTGACGTTGATGTTCATCATGCTGACGGTACACAGGCAGTTTTTAATAATGAGGACGTTCTTTTAATATCAACGCACGGCTACGATGGTCGCTTTTACCCAGGCACTGGTTGGATTGATGAGGATGGTGTGGGTGCAGGTAAGGGGCTTAAGGTGAATATACCATTACCGCCCCACACGGGTGATGATGTGTACTCCATGGTGATTGATGAGATAATTAAGCCAATACTCGACAGGTACTCACCCGAATTCCTGGTGCTTCAATTTGGTGTTGATGCTCATACAGGGGATGAGCTTGGGATCCTGGACCTAACCACCGAATCGTACCTTAAGGTACTCAGTGTGGTTCATGAGATAGCCCATAGGCATGCTGGTGGTAGGTTAGTCCTAACCGGCGGTGGAGGTTATGATGTTTGGAATACCGTTAAGACCTGGTTCCTAGCCATAGTATTCCTCACGGACCCCAGTAAGCTCAGTCAGTATTCGAATTATTTCGATAAGGAATCCACAAGAACCCCAGAGCGTTATTATGAGGAGGCGCTGTACATAATTGATGCCGTGAAGCAGAGATTTGGCGTGTAAAACCTACTCAATATGCGATATCCTCTTTGTCTGGAATGACCTTATTTTAACGATAATCCTATAACCGCAGTATGGGCAGTGCACGCCGGGCGTTATCATATCCTCAAGCGAGAATACTCTGCCGCACCTAAGGCACATGTATATCTTTCGACTAGCAGCCTCACCCATCGCTTCCCCACCACCCTCCTCACCTAATGCTTTCGCTTGCTCCTCCTCATTACCCTCCTCAAAGAATTCCTCACTCACGCCAAATCGATGAAGTAAGCCCCTTAAATTATTTTTGCATTATCCTCCTCACCCTATCCTCAGCATTAATCCTACTCAGCACCGGCAAGACCCCTGTTGCCACGAGACTCTGCCACGACCTATCACCCATAGCCATTAACTCCCTAATCCTCGTACCACTATAAACCTCCTTATTAAAGAGCGGCGTATTAAGGACCTTAATCCCACCATACTCAAGGCACAACTTAGTGAACTCATCATTCGTGTAAGCCACGTCAAATGACGGGCACCGCTCACGGACATAGGCATACCACAGCGCCGAATCACCCTTCGTATCAGGTACGGCGCAATAAAGGACCCTATCGACCAGCTTTAACTCCCTAAGCATTGAATGAAGCATCTCGATTCTCTCACCAACGGTAAACGGATTCCTAGGCGTGAATGACTCGTTGGCAGACCCAATGGCGATAACTAACTCATCATGCCTACCCAACAACCACTTAATCACCTCCTCATGACCCCTATGCAGCGGTTGAAACCTCCCAACAAATAACGCCCTAACCATACAGCACTAATTAATGCTGGGTCATTTTATCTATTTCCCAGGGAATAATCACACTTAAATTAATGCGCCTAAAAATGCATGAATATGGTAAGTATTAAGGATACGGAGGTAACACTTGTCGAGGCAGTCCAGCCCTTTGATATAAACTCCTTAGGTAATTTATTCGGCGGTCGAATGCTTGAGTGGATGGCAAATATAGGCACGGTGGCGGCCACGCGATTCTCAAGGGGCCCCGCAGTCCTTGCATACTTAGATAGGCACTTCTTCATTAGGCCCGTCAGGCTTGGGGAGTTCGTAATACTTAGGGCGAGGGTTGAGTACGTGGGTACTTCGTCAATGGAGGTGAGGATAGAGGCGTGGAAGGAAAGCCCAGGTGGTAAGCAGGAATTGGTAACAATGACCACGGCGTCCTACGTGGCCGTTGATGAGTACGGCGTTCCGAGACCCATAAATAACGTACTTGAGCCTACAGATGATGAGAAGCAACTCTATGAGGAGGCTAGGAGAAGGTATGAGGAGAGAAAGAAGAAGATTGAGGATAGGAAGTTCAGGAGGTTTGACCTGGCAGACCCAACCAAGGGGCTTAGGTGGCGAGTCGAGTCCAGTCGCTGGGCTACACCGTCAGATGCCTTCGTAGGTAACCTAGTGTCTGGTGGCAGATTGTTAGCCTGGCTTGATGAGATAGCAGGCTTATTAGCGGCTAGATACTCAGGTGG from Vulcanisaeta distributa DSM 14429 harbors:
- a CDS encoding acyl-CoA thioesterase, with protein sequence MVSIKDTEVTLVEAVQPFDINSLGNLFGGRMLEWMANIGTVAATRFSRGPAVLAYLDRHFFIRPVRLGEFVILRARVEYVGTSSMEVRIEAWKESPGGKQELVTMTTASYVAVDEYGVPRPINNVLEPTDDEKQLYEEARRRYEERKKKIEDRKFRRFDLADPTKGLRWRVESSRWATPSDAFVGNLVSGGRLLAWLDEIAGLLAARYSGGAAVTGSVDETAFYAPIRVGDIVTVRAGITYVGKSSMEIMLDVIAEGTYGQARHVCTAYYTYVHVDSSGRPAPVPEYVPSNDYERRLFMEGERRRQVRDEELAKIKKLWLSSGT
- a CDS encoding acetoin utilization protein AcuC; translation: MEKLVLAYSDKYLDYNFGPWHPFKPHREKQLVELLKEHGLLGSYVDLVEPGPASDEELMLVHTKDYINYVKSASVNGVGYLDYGDTPAFKGVHEAAAIRVGGTLLVTRLVNEGKYVHGFNPGGGFHHAKPSEAAGFCVYNDIAIAVKWLRNHGIKRVAVVDVDVHHADGTQAVFNNEDVLLISTHGYDGRFYPGTGWIDEDGVGAGKGLKVNIPLPPHTGDDVYSMVIDEIIKPILDRYSPEFLVLQFGVDAHTGDELGILDLTTESYLKVLSVVHEIAHRHAGGRLVLTGGGGYDVWNTVKTWFLAIVFLTDPSKLSQYSNYFDKESTRTPERYYEEALYIIDAVKQRFGV
- a CDS encoding DNA-directed RNA polymerase subunit P; this encodes MGEAASRKIYMCLRCGRVFSLEDMITPGVHCPYCGYRIIVKIRSFQTKRISHIE
- a CDS encoding nicotinamide-nucleotide adenylyltransferase produces the protein MVRALFVGRFQPLHRGHEEVIKWLLGRHDELVIAIGSANESFTPRNPFTVGERIEMLHSMLRELKLVDRVLYCAVPDTKGDSALWYAYVRERCPSFDVAYTNDEFTKLCLEYGGIKVLNTPLFNKEVYSGTRIRELMAMGDRSWQSLVATGVLPVLSRINAEDRVRRIMQK